TAGACAATAGAAATAATGGAGAAGACGATTAAAACTATTGGAGATTTATTATAAGTCAAGGTAAAATTTTTTGTATTTCAGAAGTTTGATGACAATGAGAAGATAAATTATAATAGCAAACTTAACATAAGGAATGCACACTTCAGGTGTGTttcagaagtgtaagcaaagaACAAATGAAGGTTAGTAACCAGCTTGGTACATAAAGTATAACAAAGATAAGTAATCTTTGTTTTCTCAACTCATAAGAGAATTGGTAAAATTGAatactctaattttttttatttgtctgACAAAAAAGCTCTACACATTTTAAAGATCCTTTACAGAAATCAAGTGAAAAACAATAATTGTTAAATCTTTGCTAATAGTGATCGGTGCTATCGAGAGTAGACTGTCCACTTTATTTCCTAACAAAATGTTAATTGAAAGTGGAAGTGATACGAAACTACTTGGAggtgacaattagatagaaaaggaaTCGATGAACAAATTTTATGAAGGAAAATTTTTGAAAACTTTATAAAGTCTACGAAGTGATGCTTATTAAAACTCCAATAGACAACGAACTAGTTCAAGCCATGTGAGACGTTTAAAAGATTGGTGCATAACAAAAGGATGATCTTTTCTATCATCTAAAGGATCCGTAAGAACCATCAAGGATTAACATAATTCTACTAACCTCACACCAAAGTCAAAGTTATtgacgagttgaagtagcatagcAGATCATAGGTCTACTACTCAACAATAGCGATAGAGAGCAGTGGAGAGCCAAGAGGCGCGTTgcaactagagcagaagattaaagattcaacaaaaaacGAGGAGATGTAGCATTCTTAAAAGCTTCGACGATGACGTCAAAAGAATAAGTGGGGAAGAATGTTACAAACAAAGTTGTAGatagggtgttcgatgtaatacttatgtacgtCTGTATCTTTCGGTTTTATTCATGTTTTGTACAATATATAGAGGGCTTATAGTAGGTTTGACAGTTTTATTTTAGTTAGCTTTTGTAGTCATTTCAAGCTTGTAAACACATTTTATGTGTAGTCATCGTGTAAAGGTAAAACTATCCAGAAATAAATCATCTAAGTAGTCATTTTGAGATTTTTCTAGCTTCACAGAGTGATAAAGAGTATTAGCAAGCACAACACTAGGAGTTACTCAGGTGGTACATGACTGGATGGGCTTTTGTGATAGTGTCTAGGGCTAGTTCGCTGTTTTGTTTTGCAATAATTTTATgcgggcacttgtggggatttttgGTTATGATGGACTATCTTGGACTCTTTGTcgcgcaaccgttcagagcttgtgaagtctatgtTTGTGATTTTCATTGTCTATCAAATGTTTGCTAAAATGACTACTTATAAATATGGAGTTAAATGTTTTTTCTAATACATCTTTTTTATAGATCCTTAAGGGACTATAAGAGGTTTCAATTAAGCTAACCATTTATAGACACATATATTAAGGTGTCATATGACTTAAGCAAAATCAGTTAAGTCTGTGACAATAAGGTCCATAAGGCTCCAACCCCACTCCCTTGGAGTAGCAATAGAAGGTCCTACTTTCAATAGGATGTGATAGTGGTCGAGTCATATGGTGCTCACAAGAGTTGGTACTTCACCCATTGCTTTCACCGTCACTCCCTCCATGTGTCCTCCTCCTTTACCTCCATGAGATTTAATTCTTCTATTAATGGAGCTAGGCTATCGAATCTTGGCACCATCGGGTCCCTATCGAGTTAGTAGTCGTGCCTCCACTATTGTGGTAGGAGCAACTTGGCCATCATTGATATGTCTCATCATGTGCTCTCCAACCTCACTCTTGTCGATGATAATACCTTGATCAGCTCTTCCCTTAACATCTAGAAGAATCGTTGCCTTTTTTCCATTAGTCACCCTCTTCTCTCCTTAGAACCCATCGCTTTGCTACGAGGCCTTGTCATATGTTATCTTGTCATTACCAGATTGTAGCAAGACAAGGGACGAGGAAGATAGAGTGGAGATCGAAGAGGGCAAGGAGAGGAATGGGGTGGTTGTTATCGACGTGGGAGGAGACGAGGTAGGGACTTTCGAAGGGGGGAATGGAAGCTGAGGGGGAGTCGAGGGTGAGATTGCAAGTATCATGGACGATGGCTAGGAGACGAAAGCTATGATCAAAGGAtgaatgacgatgatgatgatgatgccgaGAGACTAGTCAATGCCACACGAAGCCGACCGACAGCTTCGTATAAGTAATCAATCATAAACTTTAATTCACATTTCAAAAAAGATTATGCTTATTGGAGAACATATTACATTGTAAACACAACCAAATATgatgagattttttttctatTGGCTCATTACAACCACAAATTGGTAATTAATCATAAACTATAATTTACATTTCaggaaaaaatatttattgaaaaaCATATTACAGTGTAAACAAAATAAAACGATATAAGAATTTTGCGTTGGCTAATTGCTACCATAAGCTTGCAAGAAAGATATTAGCAACTCTCTCTACACCACAATGCCTTTATCCAATCACCTTCCTCCGACTCACCCTCTTATTCCCACCTTATCCATCCCCTTCCCACCTCTTATCCGTTTGCCTTCCCACGCAGGAGAGGAGGGAGCGCAAGtgataagagagagagaaagagataccAAAGGACGGAGGAGCAACAGCGATGGCCGCTCTGTCCTCCATCCCCACCCTCTCCAAGTCCCTGTCCCCAAAGCTTCCCAAAGCTGTCACCTGTAGGCTTCGCTTGTCCATCTCTTGCTCCTCCTCTTTGcctcagcagcaacagcagcagcatggAGAAGAGTCCGTGTCTTCTTCTCTCAAGACGTTCTCCGCAGCCCTGGcgctctcctccctcctcctaaCCTCTGCCGCTGCGCCTCCCCCAGCCGCGGCCGACATCTCCGGCCTCACCCCCTGCAAGGAGTCCAAGGCCTTCGCGAAGCGCGAGAAGCAGTCGATCAAGAAGCTGGAGGCGTCGCTCAATAAGTACGCGCCGGACTCGGCGCCGGCGCTCGCCATCAAGGCCACCATCGAGAAGACCAAGCGGCGGTTCGAGAACTACGGCAAGTTCGGTCTCCTCTGCGGCTCCGACGGGCTGCCCCACCTCATTGTCAACGGCGATCAGCGGCACTGGGGCGAGTTCATCACCCCCGGCCTGCTCTTCCTCTACATCGCCGGCTGGATCGGGTGGGTAGGCCGCAGCTACCTCATCGCCATCCGCGAAGACAAGAAGCCCACCATGAAGGAGATCATCATCGACGTGCCGCTCGCCACCAGGCTGCTGTGGAGGGGCTTCATCTGGCCGGTGGCTGCCTACCGGGAGCTCGTCAACGGCGAGCTAATTGCCAAGGACGTGTGATCCCTGGGCGCCACCGCCACCGAATCAAAGATGCCTCcttccccccccacccccctcttctCTACCCCTCTGCTTCTCCAACTCAATACTGTATCAGTTGTTTCAGCtccaaagaatgtatttttcgccACAAAATATCGATCCTCTATTCCTAATGAACACATACCAatggaagaagatttcaagcttaAATCCATCACTCATCTTCTCCTACAGACATCTATCTCAGTGCTCATTCTTTTTCCTACAAACATCAAACGTGGAAGCCAAGTTCTTCCATGTCACTAAGAACCTATAAATCATCATTAAGAATGAGTCTCCTGGGTCAATCAAGGTTTCTAAGAACTGATATATATCACTCGCCTATTAGCAATCCACAGAAATGTCAAGTGAATCAAAATGTTCTATAACTCGTTCAGCTAACAATACAGTCATGTGTAAGCAGAAAACCCAGTGTTGATGCAGCTGTATGCACCACATGTGAAGGGTCTCTCATCCATAGCAACTCTCAGTATAGCAACACAGAGTGAAAAAGGAGAGCTAATGAAGCAATAGGTTTAACCTGTCTTTCCAAACAAACAGACCTTAGCTATGTAAATTGTGTCGAAGTGCATAAAGATAAAAAACAATACACTTACTAAGAGCATAATGAGAGATCATTTCAATCACCAAAATAGAACTTCCATGACGGAAAAAATGATACGCTTACTAAGAGCATAATGAGAGATCATTTCAATCACCAAAATAGAACTTCCATGAAGCAGTCAACGAAATATGTCTGAAAAAGTCTGTTGATAATAAGTAAAGAACTTCAGCAACAAGTCTATTTATTAAGTGGAAGATGCCGAAAAGAGAAAAACCAAAATTTCAAAAACTCAAGTTTACAAGCCAGAAACACTGTTCTGGACTATCCAAGCATACTGACACACAAAATACACCAAAGTATTTATATGTCTTTCTAATGTTTGATATTCCACAGCACAAGATAATCCACAGTAGTAATTCAACCAAGACTAATGCCAGAAGTAGGCAGCTAACTACACCAAAAGATGCTTTAATTTGATTATTTGCCCTCTGATTGCTCCGTTGCTTGAGCTATATTAGTTAGAAACCACAAATTACTGCAGTCCCCTTAAGCACTTGTCTCTGGTTAAAGAAAAAAAGACATTGTATTGAAAAGAAATTGTATCGTTTACCTTAAAGAGAAAGTGCTATGGCTAGCACTAGTTTATCTCTAGCTCTACACATTTTGTTTTGGTAATAATAAATAGAAATCAGCAATTTCCCCTACTTCCAGTGTTAGGATCACACAAATCCTTCCATCATCTTGGCTTGTCCAAACTAACATCTCCACATACAAGCTCAGCAATTCCTTCTATGAATAACCATCTACGATGACAATTATAACAACAACAAAGACATAATGCCAGAACTATGTGGGATCATCTATACGGATCCTTTGTCAAAATGCCTAAGCACAAAGTCTTTGCTTCTGGTAGTTGGCGTTCTCCTTGGGATTTAATGAATAGGGTCATAATACCATTAGTATAATTTCCCATGGATCTACCACTTCATCATCGTTTTTCATTGTTGTACAAGTCTGCACCCTTGCACACAGACCTAACCATGGTTCCAAAATCACCGGTTTCAATTCCGGAACAAGTGGTTCTGATTCTGATTTGAACCATCgattttaattgataaaaaaagaaaaaaataaaattattccacCAAAATTTGAACCCCAATCATTAGACTTTAAGTTTAAAGTGCTAACCACTACACCATGAaacctatttatattttttttagccaATTTGGAGTCGAACCAGAACTGTTGGTTCCGATTCCGGTTCTGATTCCAGTTCGAATGTCTAGAAACCGGAACCCAACCATATGGCCCCAATTTGGAACCGCCAAACCATTGCACCAATTCATTTCAATTCCAAGTTGGTATGGTTATGGTTCGGTTCTGGTTCCGAACTAGGGGCGGGCTACTTGCGTCCTATGTGCATCACTTTAATTCAAATCCCCCCTCTAATGCAATCTAACTCTTGCAAAGTCAACTATTAATGTATCACCATCCTAAATTACAAGTATTTATTTCTATACATCAAATATTGACAGACATTTAATCAATTATACTCTGAAGAAAATCTAACATACAGTCTCGTCACTTGATGCATATGATATACATACTTCAATTTATGGGTGCATCCCAATTTaacctaaaaatataattatagggACTTAAAACAAAGATAATTTTTACTACTTTATCATGACTCAGAGATCTTATTAGTTATGAGAATCTCCATGCCTTACAAAAAAAGGAGACCATCCCTGAGTATATTACTCCGAAAGACATAATTAGTGGATCTTCATGATGTGACCCCATTTTTTTTCTTCGAAAGAAAAATTACTATATTACTGCAAAGACCTAGCACAAGCTGTTCCACTCCTCGGAACACAAAAAATAGGCCAAACTCCGTGCACTATTCATTCCTCCAAATAGATGTGATCCCatttcctcaagaaatttaggtaGTTTTCTCATCTCTTCATTCAAACCACTTTAATTACTTTACAACTCAATTGAGTTGAGTTTCATAAAAGCTAGAAGGCCTTCACAGCATCAATTTGTCACGGAATTGCTTCAATCGATTCGAAGTTTCTAATCCTGATAATTCATTAAGTAAAACATTTAACCTAATTTTTCCCATGATCCCATTATTTCCACATCTCAAGATCATTTTTGTTTTTGCAATCTACCAAATACCAACTATTTTTCTACAGCCTACATAAAGGCTAAAGCATTACATATTTATCCTAACTAAAGAGGCGAATTATGTTAATTACTTTAATCAAGTATTCACTTTTAAATTCTGATCCTCATCAACTTCATGATCTTCCCATCTATCAACTACCCATGTGCATCAGGCACCTGAATGTAAATTATACAGTTACCCCAATAAAAATTAGCTAGTTTTTATGTTTTTCTCTCACCTTGATAGTAAACCAATCCATCAGGACAGGTTATAGTATAGTAAAAAAATTGAGGCCAGTCCAGAATGAATATTATGCTCTTCAGTAACTAGAAACCCAAGTCTACTTGTATCTCTTGGCACCTCTGTAAGCCTTAACTTGAAGGCATCAGTAAAGACACATATTAATAGCAATATTTTGGTATCTTAAAAAGAAGACTTGAGTACTAAGATATTTTGATCCTCTAGAAGAATTGCATTTAAAAGCAAAACGAGGAATACTCAATCATGGACCTAGAAAGCTATTAACTTgttctttttgaaaaataaaatctctaCTCCGCAAAATGACAAAGATATTTATTTCTGAGAATTATACCAACAATGAGATACATATTAATTGCAGGTTATGTAAAAACAATATTCATCTTCATATCTGTATGATAATAAACACTTCTTAAAGAATTTTCTAATCTTCAAACCAAAACATGCAGCTGAACATATCTAAGGTGAACTAATGATTATTGTTGCATCAGCATATCATGCAAACAAAAGAGACCTCTATATCAACACATGACCATGGATTCCAACCCATACATCATCTGTACATAGTTTCTTTCCCTTctaatgttatttatttaagcatTCAACAATAAGTAATTATCCCAATTGGCAAATGCCCCTAAACCGAGGCATAGACACCTGTTCACAAAAAAATGTCTAGCTCTAAAACATTACAAAACCTGTACACATAAAAATCACTAGTCTTAAAACATATATGCacataacaaaataaaatattaaggtGTAGCTATACTTGACAACATAATCAAGAAGATACTATGATTCCTAGTATTCAATTTATAGTATACGCAAAGAAGGTATTATATACTCTGTTAGAAGTACAATTGGTGGCAGTGACCTGATTATAATCAAATTAAAGAGCAATTCTGAGTAGCAAACAACTAAACATCTTGGCATGCCATCTTACCATGAATGCCTTGGATGACAGTAAGACGCTATAAAATTAAACCTTTTATCTAAATCTCTTCTGCCATATAAAAGCACCGTAATACTTAGTCTGCACAAGATTTTATTCATACAAGCATTGTTCTACATGTGTGCTAAGGCATCATCAGGATAACCGGGTTTTACACATTATCGCCTGCAAtaatgaggaggaggagatgtaGAACCTGAGTGTCAACAGATAAATCCTACAGTTAATAAACTCCAGTCCCCTCATTTTTGACTTCTCCTGCACCAGAAGCTTCGATTCTCCCCACAACCTATAAGTATGTGGACTAGAACTCATCCCCTTATAATTAGTGTTGCGCCCACTGGATGCTCTTGATATCGATCCCCTCCTTGACCATCTCATAGAGTGGGCTCATCTCCCTCAGCTTCTCCACCTGCCGTACTGTCAGTTCTATCGCCTTGTCAACCTCAGCCTCCGTCGTGAATCTCCCAATCCCAAATCTTATGGACGTATGTGCCATATCCTCGTCCACCCCAAGTGCCCTCAGTACATAGGAGGGCTCAAGGCTGGCACTTGTGCAAGCACTTCCGCTTGAGACAGCCACCTCCTTCAACCCCATCAGCAGACTCTCTCCCTCCACATACGCAAAGGATAGGTTCAAGTTCCCTGGATACCGGTGCTCCAAACTCCCATTCACCACTACGCCATCCAGCTTAGCTCTGATCCCATTCAAGAGCCTCTCTTGCAGGGCGGAGATCCGGCGGCCATCGTAATCCATCTCCTTCAGCGCAATCTCACATGCAGCGCCCATCCCAACGACGAGGGGCGT
This genomic stretch from Musa acuminata AAA Group cultivar baxijiao chromosome BXJ3-9, Cavendish_Baxijiao_AAA, whole genome shotgun sequence harbors:
- the LOC103999089 gene encoding photosystem I reaction center subunit III, chloroplastic; translation: MAALSSIPTLSKSLSPKLPKAVTCRLRLSISCSSSLPQQQQQQHGEESVSSSLKTFSAALALSSLLLTSAAAPPPAAADISGLTPCKESKAFAKREKQSIKKLEASLNKYAPDSAPALAIKATIEKTKRRFENYGKFGLLCGSDGLPHLIVNGDQRHWGEFITPGLLFLYIAGWIGWVGRSYLIAIREDKKPTMKEIIIDVPLATRLLWRGFIWPVAAYRELVNGELIAKDV